One Brassica napus cultivar Da-Ae chromosome A5, Da-Ae, whole genome shotgun sequence DNA window includes the following coding sequences:
- the LOC106451343 gene encoding eEF1A lysine and N-terminal methyltransferase: protein MGKKKGASKADAADDFLQTLEDFTSKENWDKFFTLRGSDDSFEWYAEWPQLRDSLLPLLQDSSSSSGSLQILVPGCGNSRLSEHLYDAGLRDVTNVDFSKVVISDMLRRNIRSRPEMRWRVMDITKMQLGDECFDTVLDKGALDALMEPEVGTKLGSQYLSEAKRVLKPGGKFICLTLAESHVLALLFSSFRFGWKMTVHSISQKRSSLKTFMVVAEKEKSIVLHEITSSFDLLSLGRNDAQGSGMCEALESENQIRRDCNNGSDVLYSHEDLKLGVKGDLAELTGGRRVKFSLGSNFSYRAVLLDAQKQTEPFVYHCGVFLVPKTRAHEWLFCSEEGQWQVVESSRAARLIMVYLDSSHNGVSMEDIQNDLSPMVTQLAPRNDDEAARIPYMMASDGIKKRTTVHEVTSSLTGEVVVEDVVYESTPSNTGGLSPSADLAFRRLVFKRTEYLIQSEALLVEDGEVVDQSQTEKTKNASQSKRKGNKKRNQETSGPIMKVSHDYLASSYHAGIISGFTLVSSYLKKAESSGNMVKTVIIGLGAGLLPMFLHGCLPFFSIEAVELDPVMLSVGKDYFCFTQTDRLKVHIADGIKYIRDITNSESSSEKTSDAVSKTESASSNNAEGSTCPDILIIDVDSADSSGGLTCPASEFIEETFLLSVKRALPQHGLFVVNLVSRSQSVKDMVVSRMKKVFDHLFSLQLEEEDDVNVVLFGLCSESVIGECDIPESAVILEELLKCQRSETKQSIIDSTNKLKCWK, encoded by the exons ATGGGGAAGAAGAAAGGCGCCAGCAAAGCAGACGCAGCTGATGACTTCCTGCAAACCCTCGAAGACTTCACCAGCAAAGAGAATTGGGACAAGTTCTTCACTCTCCGAGGCAGCGACGACTCCTTCGAGTGGTACGCTGAGTGGCCTCAGCTCCGCGACTCGCTTCTGCCTCTCCTCCAAGACTCTTCGTCCTCTTCTGGGTCGCTTCAGATTCTGGTTCCGGGATGCGGAAACTCCCGCCTCTCCGAGCATTTGTACGACGCGGGGCTCCGTGACGTCACCAATGTGGACTTCTCCAAGGTTGTTATCTCCGATATGCTTCGCCGGAACATAAGGAGTAGGCCTGAGATGCGGTGGAGAGTTATGGACATTACAAAGATGCAG TTGGGTGATGAGTGTTTTGATACGGTGCTGGATAAAGGTGCTCTTGATGCTTTAATGGAGCCTGAAGTTGGTACGAAGCTAGGGAGTCAATACTTATCAGAG GCTAAGCGTGTTCTGAAACCTGGGGGCAAGTTTATCTGTTTAACGTTGGCAGAGTCTCATGTATTAG CGTTGCTTTTCTCAAGCTTTCGTTTTGGTTGGAAGATGACTGTTCACTCAATCTCTCAAAAACGATCCAGTCTTAAGACGTTTATGGTGGTGGCTGAGAAAGAAAAGTCCATTGTGTTGCATGAGATAACCTCTTCTTTCGATCTTTTATCTCTTGGCCGCAATGATGCTCAG GGTTCTGGTATGTGTGAAGCCCTTGAAAGTGAGAACCAGATACGTAGAGACTGCAACAATGGATCAGACGTGTTGTACTCTCATGAAGATTTGAAACTTGGTGTTAAAGGAGATTTAGCAGAGCTTACTGGAGGTCGTCGTGTTAAATTTTCTTTAGGAAGCAATTTCAGTTATAGGGCCGTGCTTCTTGATGCTCAGAAGCAGACCGAGCCGTTCGTGTATCATTGTGGTGTTTTCCTTGTCCCTAAG ACTCGTGCTCATGAGTGGCTGTTCTGTTCAGAGGAAGGACAGTGGCAGGTTGTTGAGAGTTCTAGGGCCGCTCGTCTCATAATG GTTTATCTGGATAGTAGTCATAATGGCGTCAGCATGGAGGATATCCAG AATGATTTATCTCCCATGGTGACACAACTAGCTCCTAGAAACGATGATGAAGCAGCTCGCATTCC GTATATGATGGCAAGTGATGGGATCAAAAAGCGTACTACTGTCCACGAG GTGACGTCTTCCTTGACTGGGGAAGTTGTCGTTGAAGATGTGGTTTATGAAAGCACTCCTAGTAATACCGGAGGCTTATCTCCTTCTGCTGATTTGGCATTTAGACGTCTTGTATTCAAAAGAACCGAGTATTTAATACAGTCTGAAGCCTTGCTTGTAGAGGATGGCGAGGTTGTTGATCAATCTCAGACAGAGAAAACTAAAAATGCTTCCCAATCAAAACGGAAGGGAAATAAAAAACGAAACCAAG AAACGAGCGGACCCATTATGAAGGTCTCTCATGATTATTTGGCTAGCTCTTACCACGCTGGAATTATTTCTGGATTCACACTGGTATCTTCCTATCTGAAGAAGGCTGAATCGAGTGGAAATATG GTTAAGACTGTTATAATTGGTCTTGGAGCTGGGTTACTTCCCATGTTCCTCCATGGATGCTTGCCATTTTTCAGTATCGAg GCTGTTGAACTTGACCCGGTAATGCTTAGCGTTGGCAAGGATTACTTTTGTTTCACACAAACTGATCGCTTGAAG GTGCATATTGCTGATGGGATCAAATACATTAGAGACATAACAAACTCTGAATCTTCTTCCGAGAAAACGTCGGATGCTGTCTCTAAAACAGAGTCGGCTAGTTCCAATAATGCGGAAGGCAGCACTTGTCCTGACATCTTGATTATAGATGTTGATTCAGCAGATTCAAG CGGTGGATTAACCTGTCCTGCATCTGAGTTTATTGAagagacatttcttctctcagtTAAGCGTGCTCTCCCTCAGCATGGTCTTTTTGTAGTGAATTTGGTCTCCAGGTCACAATCTGTCAAAGATATGGTCGTATCAAGAATGAAAAAG GTTTTCGATCACTTGTTCAGCCTGCAACtagaagaggaagatgatgtAAACGTGGTGCTGTTTGGGCTCTGCTCTGAATCTGTAATCGGAGAGTGCGATATTCCAGAGTCTGCAGTTATACTTGAGGAACTGCTCAAGTGCCAGAGATCGGAAACGAAGCAAAGCATCATCGACTCTACAAACAAGTTGAAATGCTGGAAATGA
- the LOC106451337 gene encoding probable E3 ubiquitin-protein ligase ARI11: MDYSDDDGMLNIESGEENLYIDHTSEADYGMEEDMHNDSTSKRDQISYIVLKEEDIREHQKTDIKQISTVLSINQVEAIILLLHYQWSSSKVEDEWFTSEERVRKTVGMLKEHMVDLNDQDVNIGCGICFESYLREEIATVSCGHPYCKTCWTSYITEKINNGPGCLMIKCPEPSCYAVVGQDMIDKLITIEEDKEKYWRYFLRSYVKEGRNNIKWCPSPGCVYAVDFGTRNGTENYDVTCLCSYDFCWNCSEDAHRPVNCDMVSKWITKNTKDNESKNTTWILANTKLCPNCNCHIEKNQGCNRMTCSICNHSFCWICLCPYDGGHTCHKFEGDDETKIKRKRAKRVKRTIDRYMHYYVRWANNQSSRLNAMEDLKELQAVQLEKLSVKQCFSQTQLQFTVDAWLQIIECRRVLKWTYAYGYYIPREERTKKQFFEYLQGEAEVGLERLHHCAEEELQHFVDETDDPSTDFDDFRKKLIGLTKVTKTYFENLVKALENDLADVAVDDSK, from the exons ATGGATTATTCGGATGATGATGGCATGCTTAATATTGAATCAGGCGAAGAAAACTTATACATTGACCACACATCCGAAGCCGATTATGGAATGGAAGAAGATATGCACAATGATTCCACATCGAAGCGAGATCAGATAAGTTACATAGTTCTCAAAGAAGAAGACATCCGTGAGCATCAAAAGACCGACATCAAACAAATTTCTACGGTTCTCTCAATAAACCAAGTCGAAGCAATCATTCTGCTTCTTCACTATCAGTGGAGTTCTAGTAAAGTCGAAGATGAATGGTTTACTAGCGAAGAGAGAGTTCGTAAAACCGTTGGTATGTTGAAGGAGCATATGGTAGATCTCAATGACCAAGACGTGAACATTGGATGTGGAATTTGCTTTGAATCATATCTTCGCGAGGAAATCGCAACGGTTTCCTGTGGTCACCCTTATTGCAAGACTTGTTGGACCAGTTACATAACTGAGAAAATCAACAATGGTCCGGGATGTTTGATGATTAAATGTCCTGAGCCTTCTTGTTATGCTGTGGTTGGTCAAGATATGATCGATAAGTTGATAACAATAGAAGAAGATAAGGAGAAGTACTGGAGATATTTTCTTAGATCTTATGTCAAAGAGGGAAGAAACAATATTAAATGGTGTCCATCACCTGGATGCGTATACGCGGTTGATTTTGGAACCAGGAATGGAACTGAAAATTATGATGTTACTTGTTTATGTTCTTATGACTTTTGCTGGAATTGTAGTGAAGATGCTCACCGTCCTGTGAATTGCGACATGGTGTCAAAATGGATTACTAAAAATACCAAGGATAATGAATCCAAAAACACGACTTGGATACTTGCGAATACGAAGCTTTGTCCAAACTGCAACTGTCATATCGAGAAGAACCAGGGATGTAACCGTATGACCTGCTCAATTTGTAATCATAGCTTTTGTTGGATTTGTCTTTGTCCATATGATGGTGGCCACACATGCCACAAGTTTGAGGGTGAtgatgaaacaaaaattaagagaaaaagGGCGAAAAGGGTGAAAAGGACAATCGACAGATACATGCATTATTATGTAAGATGGGCAAACAATCAATCTTCTAGGCTAAATGCAATGGAAGATTTGAAGGAATTGCAAGCGGTGCAGCTTGAGAAGCTTAGTGTCAAACAATGCTTCTCACAAACTCAGCTCCAATTCACCGTAGATGCATGGCTTCAG ATCATCGAGTGTAGGAGGGTGTTGAAATGGACATATGCATATGGATACTACATTCCTCGGGAGGAACGAACCAAGAAACAGTTTTTTGAGTATTTGCAAGGGGAGGCTGAAGTTGGTTTGGAGAGGCTTCATCATTGTGCAGAGGAGGAGCTGCAACACTTTGTTGATGAAACTGACGATCCATCTACAGATTTCGATGATTTCCGCAAGAAACTAATTGGTTTGACTAAAGTAACCAAAACCTACTTCGAAAATCTAGTGAAAGCTTTAGAAAATGATCTTGCTGATGTAGCTGTTGATGATAGCAAATAA